In Roseisolibacter agri, the following proteins share a genomic window:
- a CDS encoding class I SAM-dependent methyltransferase: MSSAPSFRDHFSGHAPAYARARPTYPRALFAGLAALAPAHRLAWDAGTGSGQAAVALARHFDRVVATDPSAPQIASAVRHPRVTYAVALAESSGLADASCDLVTVAQALHWFDVPRFWDEARRVLRPRAVVAAWTYARLRAAPAVEAVVDALDATVGPWWPPERALVDSGYATLPFPFARIAFDAPPMTVRWTREALLDYLRTWSAVRRWSADHGRDPVADIEAPLTAAWGSAARRTIRFPLSILVGRV; the protein is encoded by the coding sequence ATGTCCTCCGCCCCATCGTTCCGGGACCACTTTTCCGGGCACGCCCCCGCCTACGCCCGCGCCCGCCCCACCTACCCGCGCGCGCTCTTCGCGGGGCTGGCGGCGCTGGCGCCCGCGCACCGTCTGGCGTGGGACGCGGGCACCGGCAGCGGGCAGGCGGCGGTCGCGCTGGCGCGGCACTTCGACCGCGTCGTCGCGACGGATCCCAGCGCGCCGCAGATCGCCAGCGCCGTGCGCCACCCGCGCGTGACGTACGCCGTCGCGCTGGCCGAGTCGTCGGGGCTCGCGGACGCGTCGTGCGACCTCGTGACCGTCGCGCAGGCGCTGCACTGGTTCGACGTGCCGCGCTTCTGGGACGAGGCGCGTCGCGTGCTGCGCCCGCGTGCCGTCGTCGCCGCGTGGACGTACGCGCGCCTGCGCGCCGCGCCGGCGGTCGAGGCGGTGGTCGACGCGCTCGACGCGACCGTCGGCCCGTGGTGGCCGCCCGAGCGCGCGTTGGTGGACAGCGGCTACGCGACGCTCCCGTTCCCCTTCGCGCGCATCGCGTTCGACGCGCCGCCGATGACCGTGCGCTGGACGCGCGAGGCGCTGCTCGACTACCTGCGCACCTGGTCCGCGGTGCGGCGCTGGAGCGCGGACCACGGGCGCGATCCGGTCGCCGACATCGAGGCGCCGCTCACCGCCGCGTGGGGCTCGGCCGCCCGACGTACGATTCGGTTCCCGCTGTCGATCCTCGTCGGGCGCGTCTAG
- a CDS encoding Crp/Fnr family transcriptional regulator yields the protein MPPGWLTSLPPRARDALLAGAVERRFAADQVLFLAGAPARAMYVVLEGRVRVLRAGAGRAHVLHVEGPGGTLGEVPVFEGLDGAAPGYPATAVAAEPTRCLLLTRAAVRAAVRADPDVALALLARLAGRVRHLVERADARVGRGTRARLAALLLARHAAARGRAFALARTQQEAAEELGTVRELVVRGLRALRAAGAIRAAGGGRYVVVDEAALREIAVNG from the coding sequence GTGCCGCCCGGCTGGCTGACGTCGCTGCCGCCGCGCGCGCGCGACGCGCTGCTGGCGGGCGCCGTAGAGCGCCGATTCGCCGCGGACCAGGTGCTCTTCCTCGCCGGCGCGCCGGCGCGCGCGATGTACGTCGTGCTCGAGGGGCGCGTGCGCGTGCTGCGCGCGGGGGCCGGCCGCGCGCACGTCCTGCACGTCGAGGGGCCCGGCGGCACGCTCGGCGAGGTGCCGGTGTTCGAGGGGCTGGACGGTGCGGCGCCGGGCTATCCCGCCACCGCCGTCGCGGCCGAGCCGACGCGCTGCCTGCTGCTGACGCGTGCGGCGGTGCGGGCGGCCGTGCGCGCCGATCCCGACGTCGCGCTGGCGCTGCTCGCGCGGCTCGCGGGCCGCGTGCGGCATCTCGTGGAGCGCGCCGACGCGCGCGTGGGCCGCGGCACGCGCGCCCGCCTGGCCGCGCTGCTGCTGGCGCGGCACGCCGCCGCGCGCGGCCGCGCCTTCGCGCTCGCGCGCACGCAGCAGGAGGCGGCCGAGGAGCTGGGAACCGTGCGCGAGCTCGTGGTGCGCGGCTTACGCGCGCTGCGCGCCGCCGGCGCGATCCGCGCGGCCGGCGGCGGGCGCTACGTCGTGGTCGACGAGGCGGCGCTGCGCGAGATCGCCGTCAACGGGTGA
- the ada gene encoding bifunctional DNA-binding transcriptional regulator/O6-methylguanine-DNA methyltransferase Ada translates to MLALARPTVFAPRATRPAPHVAPHTTPTSAALDDERAWAALVARDRAADGRFVYGVRTTGVYCRPSCASRRPRRENVAFFADTASAVAAGFRACKRCRPDAPPETEPAAITRARAHIDAHLATHGDAPLPLAELAAAVGMSAAHLQRTFTRVVGLSPRAYRDAQRLARLKERLRAGDTVSRATFEAGFAASSGVYAHAGRALGMSPSAWRRGGRGERVAYAIEPTRLGLLLVAATSRGVCAVALGDDDAALTEWLRDELPAATLTRDTDDPPAEGAPEVAPYARAIAWWVEGDAAGDAALQALPVDLSGTEFQQRVWRALRAIPYGATRTYAALAQEIGAPNAVRAVASACAANRVALVLPCHRVVRGDGATGGYRWGAERKARLLAQERMQERMQERMQERGG, encoded by the coding sequence ATGCTCGCGCTCGCCCGCCCCACCGTGTTCGCACCGCGCGCCACCCGTCCCGCTCCACACGTCGCTCCGCACACGACTCCGACCAGCGCCGCGCTCGACGACGAGCGCGCGTGGGCCGCGCTCGTCGCGCGCGACCGCGCCGCCGACGGCCGCTTCGTCTACGGCGTGCGCACCACCGGCGTGTACTGCCGGCCGTCGTGCGCGTCGCGCCGCCCGCGCCGCGAGAACGTCGCCTTCTTCGCCGACACGGCGTCGGCCGTGGCTGCAGGCTTCCGCGCGTGCAAGCGCTGCCGCCCCGACGCGCCGCCCGAGACCGAGCCGGCCGCGATCACGCGCGCACGCGCCCACATCGACGCGCACCTCGCCACGCACGGCGACGCGCCGCTGCCGCTGGCCGAGCTGGCGGCGGCGGTGGGCATGAGCGCCGCGCATCTGCAGCGCACCTTCACGCGCGTCGTCGGCCTGTCGCCGCGCGCGTACCGCGACGCGCAGCGCCTCGCGCGACTCAAGGAGCGGCTGCGCGCCGGCGACACGGTCAGCCGCGCGACGTTCGAGGCGGGCTTCGCCGCCAGCAGCGGCGTCTACGCGCACGCCGGCCGCGCGCTCGGCATGAGCCCCTCGGCGTGGCGCCGCGGCGGCCGCGGCGAGCGGGTGGCCTACGCGATCGAGCCGACGCGACTCGGCCTCCTGCTGGTCGCGGCCACGTCGCGCGGCGTGTGCGCGGTGGCGCTCGGCGACGACGACGCGGCGCTCACGGAGTGGCTGCGCGACGAGCTGCCGGCCGCGACGCTGACGCGCGACACCGACGATCCACCCGCCGAGGGCGCACCCGAGGTCGCGCCCTACGCGCGGGCGATCGCGTGGTGGGTGGAGGGCGACGCCGCGGGCGACGCGGCGCTGCAGGCGCTCCCGGTGGACCTCTCGGGCACGGAGTTCCAGCAGCGCGTGTGGCGCGCGCTGCGCGCGATCCCCTACGGCGCGACGCGCACGTACGCGGCGCTGGCGCAGGAGATCGGCGCGCCGAACGCGGTGCGCGCCGTGGCGTCGGCGTGCGCGGCGAACCGCGTCGCGCTCGTGCTCCCCTGCCACCGCGTGGTGCGCGGCGACGGCGCCACCGGCGGCTACCGCTGGGGCGCGGAGCGGAAGGCGCGGCTGCTGGCGCAGGAGCGCATGCAAGAGCGCATGCAGGAGCGCATGCAGGAGCGCGGCGGCTGA
- a CDS encoding nitric oxide reductase activation protein NorD — MRIARRLRALRGKLARARPATPRADVVALDDVRRRLELLLTGLHGHPVRVDVLPPARKRGWYERAATALAHAVVPRQVPDHAARALLPTCDDATVRLPRTITGDAAVDATTRYRVLALVQAERLARDAAACLPDADDPLARACYLLREGAATDRAVARRVRGVLPALHALRAEALAARPPVDELPPLVSDVERMVRDALHESALHAGLAVDAAEDDPAASRAWALAESSRLRQSVAGVPNAVGRIARHLAALPTVAHWGRAPRAAFVAPLDDAPAKLRVVADPRDEVSLFPRLALPIPGRTAREADDGEQGDRRAQVAILVRAHDGTEQQAGGSEPQPAVMTSDPTRGDAREPVATIAYPEWDARAGRHQPHGATVLVTPAPEDDGAWAEAALHGHAALVRRIRHRFEPLRARRVRTPRQRHGDELDIAACVEGLADRAAGQPGDDRLYVAVTPARRPLAIALLVDVSGSTDARVSDARDDTRQIIDVEKEAVLLAGEALDALGDPFAVLTFSSRGAHAVRMHVVKSFADRHDAAVRRRVSAMRPSGNTRLGAAVRHASALLARQPAGHRLLLLLSDGRPNDADGYQGRYAVEDARQAIHEARALGVFPYCLTVDREESEYLPQIFGAAGHTVLRRPDQLPLALVGAVRQLLGAGAN, encoded by the coding sequence GTGAGGATCGCGCGGCGCCTGCGCGCCCTGCGGGGCAAGCTCGCGCGCGCGCGTCCCGCGACGCCGCGCGCGGACGTCGTCGCGCTCGACGACGTGCGGCGCCGGCTCGAGCTGCTGCTCACCGGGCTGCACGGCCATCCCGTCCGCGTCGACGTGCTGCCGCCGGCGCGCAAGCGCGGCTGGTACGAGCGCGCGGCCACGGCGCTCGCGCACGCGGTCGTGCCGCGCCAGGTGCCCGACCACGCGGCGCGCGCGCTGCTGCCGACGTGCGACGACGCGACGGTGCGGCTGCCGCGCACGATCACCGGCGACGCGGCGGTCGACGCGACCACGCGCTACCGCGTGCTGGCGCTCGTGCAGGCGGAACGGCTGGCGCGCGACGCGGCCGCATGCCTGCCCGACGCCGACGATCCGCTCGCGCGCGCGTGCTACCTGCTGCGCGAGGGCGCGGCCACCGATCGCGCGGTCGCGCGCCGCGTGCGCGGCGTCCTGCCCGCACTGCATGCGCTGCGCGCCGAAGCCCTCGCCGCTCGGCCGCCCGTCGACGAGCTGCCGCCGCTGGTGTCGGACGTCGAGCGGATGGTGCGCGACGCGCTGCACGAGAGCGCGCTGCACGCGGGCCTCGCGGTCGACGCGGCCGAGGACGATCCCGCGGCGTCGCGCGCGTGGGCGCTGGCCGAGTCGTCGCGCCTGCGCCAGTCGGTCGCGGGCGTGCCGAACGCGGTCGGGCGCATCGCGCGCCACCTCGCCGCGCTGCCGACGGTCGCGCACTGGGGCCGCGCGCCGCGCGCGGCGTTCGTCGCGCCGCTGGACGACGCGCCCGCGAAGCTCCGCGTCGTCGCCGATCCGCGCGACGAGGTCTCGCTCTTCCCGCGCCTCGCGCTGCCGATCCCCGGCCGCACCGCGCGCGAGGCCGACGACGGCGAGCAGGGCGACCGCCGCGCGCAGGTGGCGATCCTCGTGCGCGCGCACGACGGCACCGAGCAGCAGGCGGGCGGCTCCGAGCCGCAGCCGGCCGTCATGACGTCCGATCCGACGCGCGGCGATGCGCGCGAGCCCGTGGCGACGATCGCGTATCCCGAATGGGACGCGCGCGCGGGCCGCCACCAGCCGCACGGCGCGACGGTGCTCGTCACGCCCGCGCCCGAGGACGACGGCGCGTGGGCGGAGGCAGCGCTGCATGGCCACGCCGCGCTCGTGCGCCGCATCCGCCACCGCTTCGAGCCGCTGCGCGCGCGCCGCGTGCGCACGCCGCGACAGCGGCACGGCGACGAGCTCGATATCGCGGCGTGCGTCGAGGGACTGGCCGACCGCGCGGCGGGACAGCCCGGCGACGACCGGCTCTACGTCGCGGTGACGCCCGCGCGGCGACCGCTCGCGATCGCGCTGCTCGTCGACGTCAGCGGGTCCACGGACGCGCGCGTGAGCGACGCGCGCGACGACACGCGCCAGATCATCGACGTCGAGAAGGAAGCGGTGCTGCTCGCCGGCGAGGCGCTCGACGCGCTCGGCGATCCGTTCGCGGTGCTGACGTTCAGCAGCCGCGGCGCGCACGCGGTGCGCATGCACGTCGTGAAGTCGTTCGCCGATCGGCACGACGCGGCGGTGCGACGCCGCGTGTCGGCGATGCGCCCGTCGGGCAACACGCGGCTCGGCGCCGCGGTGCGCCACGCGAGCGCGCTGCTCGCGCGCCAGCCGGCGGGCCATCGCCTGCTGCTGCTGCTCTCCGACGGCCGCCCGAACGACGCGGACGGCTACCAGGGCCGCTACGCCGTCGAGGACGCGCGGCAGGCGATCCACGAGGCGCGCGCGCTCGGCGTCTTTCCGTACTGCCTCACGGTCGACCGCGAGGAGTCGGAGTACCTGCCGCAGATCTTCGGTGCGGCGGGGCACACGGTCTTGCGTCGCCCGGACCAGCTGCCGCTCGCGCTGGTGGGCGCGGTGCGGCAGCTGCTGGGCGCTGGCGCGAATTAG
- a CDS encoding CbbQ/NirQ/NorQ/GpvN family protein, translating to MPTATLDPAPASRDGHRPPPREAPYYRPAGREVDVFARCHARGLPVMLKGPTGCGKTRFVEYMAHTLGRPLVTVACHDDLAASDLTGRWLIRGGETVWVDGPLTAAARQGAICYLDEVVEARQDTIAVVHPLADDRRILPIDKTGEIVHAAPGFQLVVSYNPGYQHAIKDLKPSTRQRFVTLDFDYPPAALEAEIVAHESGLDRARASSLVALAHRVRHLRDQGLAEVPGTRLLVATARLMAEGIDAEEACRVALAGPLTDDPDLLSAIADLAAATL from the coding sequence ATGCCGACCGCCACCCTCGACCCCGCACCCGCCTCGCGCGACGGACACCGTCCACCCCCACGCGAGGCGCCCTACTACCGGCCGGCCGGCCGCGAGGTCGACGTCTTCGCGCGCTGCCACGCCCGCGGGCTCCCGGTGATGCTCAAGGGCCCCACCGGCTGCGGCAAGACGCGATTCGTCGAGTACATGGCGCACACCCTCGGCCGTCCCCTGGTGACCGTCGCGTGTCACGACGACCTCGCGGCCAGCGACCTCACGGGACGCTGGCTCATCCGCGGCGGCGAGACGGTGTGGGTCGACGGGCCGCTCACGGCCGCGGCGCGGCAGGGCGCGATCTGCTACCTCGACGAGGTGGTCGAGGCGCGGCAGGACACGATCGCGGTCGTCCACCCGCTGGCCGACGACCGGCGCATCCTCCCCATCGACAAGACGGGCGAGATCGTCCACGCGGCGCCCGGCTTCCAGCTCGTCGTGTCGTACAATCCGGGCTACCAGCACGCGATCAAGGACCTGAAGCCGAGCACGCGGCAGCGCTTCGTGACGCTCGACTTCGACTATCCGCCGGCGGCGCTGGAAGCGGAGATCGTGGCGCACGAGAGCGGGCTCGATCGCGCGCGCGCCTCGTCGCTCGTCGCGCTCGCGCACCGCGTGCGCCACCTGCGCGACCAGGGGCTGGCCGAGGTGCCGGGCACGCGCCTGCTGGTCGCCACGGCGCGCCTGATGGCCGAGGGGATCGACGCGGAGGAGGCGTGCCGCGTCGCGCTCGCGGGACCGCTCACGGACGATCCCGACCTGCTCTCCGCGATCGCGGACCTCGCCGCCGCGACCCTGTGA
- a CDS encoding integron integrase, translating to MVAPDAVPGPASSGERLLPTLARTLRVRHYSRRMEVAYCAWVRRFVRYHGLRHPRELGERDVEAFLTHLAVDRRVAAPTQNQALAALLFLYRDVLRRPLALPEHAVRAKHLPRLPVVLTRGEAWAAIDALRGAPAGRTPALVATLLYGSGLRLSEALHLRVKDVDFARGEILVRGGKGAKDRRTMLPGVVRDGPAAHLGRVRALHEQDLTRGLGRAPLPHALARKLPEAAREWRWQWVFPARRHHRDAVTGALVRYPLHATVLQRAVAAAVRDTGLAKRASCHTFRHSFATHLLEDGYDVRTVQELLGHRDLKTTMLYLHVLQEQGRGGGGVRSPADRVR from the coding sequence ATGGTCGCGCCCGATGCCGTTCCCGGGCCCGCGTCGTCCGGCGAGCGGCTGCTGCCCACGCTCGCGCGGACGCTGCGCGTCCGGCACTACAGCCGCCGCATGGAGGTCGCCTACTGCGCCTGGGTGCGGCGGTTCGTGCGGTACCACGGGCTGCGCCACCCGCGTGAGCTCGGCGAGCGCGACGTCGAGGCGTTCCTGACGCACCTGGCGGTCGACCGCCGCGTCGCCGCGCCGACGCAGAACCAGGCGCTGGCGGCGCTGCTCTTCCTGTACCGCGACGTGCTGCGGCGCCCGCTGGCGCTCCCCGAGCACGCGGTGCGCGCGAAGCACCTGCCGCGCCTTCCCGTCGTCCTCACGCGCGGCGAGGCGTGGGCGGCGATCGACGCCCTGCGCGGCGCGCCCGCCGGTCGGACGCCGGCCCTCGTCGCGACGCTCCTCTACGGCAGCGGCCTCCGCCTCTCGGAAGCGCTCCACCTGCGGGTGAAGGACGTCGACTTCGCGCGCGGCGAGATCCTGGTTCGTGGCGGGAAGGGGGCGAAGGACCGCCGGACGATGCTGCCCGGCGTGGTGCGCGACGGCCCCGCGGCGCACCTCGGTCGCGTGCGCGCGCTCCACGAGCAGGACCTGACGCGCGGGCTGGGGCGTGCGCCGCTGCCGCACGCCCTGGCGCGGAAGCTCCCCGAGGCGGCGCGCGAGTGGCGCTGGCAGTGGGTCTTTCCGGCGCGGCGTCACCACCGCGACGCCGTGACGGGCGCGCTCGTTCGCTATCCGCTGCACGCGACCGTGCTGCAGCGCGCCGTCGCGGCCGCGGTGCGCGACACGGGGCTGGCGAAGCGGGCGTCGTGCCACACCTTCCGACACTCGTTCGCGACGCACCTTCTGGAGGACGGCTACGACGTGCGGACGGTGCAGGAGCTGTTGGGGCACCGCGACCTGAAGACGACGATGCTGTACCTGCACGTGTTGCAGGAGCAGGGGCGGGGCGGTGGCGGCGTGCGGAGCCCGGCGGACCGGGTGCGGTGA
- a CDS encoding TlpA disulfide reductase family protein, whose product MRWSLRRTLAVVVVVAGGALLASRAWRPATPAPAEPYIVPATLSPVAHAVAARHAGQVVLLDVWATWCDNCLPGLADLMALQQTYGARGLRVVAISVDEGLDSAAVQRWALRHGLTLELAYDPSGASTAMLGRPGVPIGLLLDRQGRVRETRFGHAPRASDMSWHAPWMQAKFETLLAEPPSTGTGSRPGA is encoded by the coding sequence ATGCGCTGGAGCCTCCGCCGCACCCTCGCCGTCGTCGTCGTCGTGGCAGGCGGCGCCCTGCTCGCGAGCCGCGCGTGGCGCCCGGCCACACCCGCACCGGCGGAGCCGTACATCGTCCCCGCTACCCTCTCGCCCGTCGCCCACGCGGTCGCCGCGCGGCACGCCGGCCAGGTCGTGCTGCTCGACGTCTGGGCTACCTGGTGCGACAACTGCCTGCCGGGGCTCGCCGACCTCATGGCGCTGCAGCAGACCTACGGCGCGCGCGGGCTGCGCGTGGTGGCGATCAGCGTGGACGAAGGCCTCGATTCGGCCGCCGTGCAGCGCTGGGCGCTGCGCCACGGGCTCACCCTGGAGCTCGCGTACGATCCGTCGGGCGCGAGCACCGCGATGCTCGGCCGGCCGGGCGTGCCGATTGGGCTGCTGCTCGACCGGCAGGGGCGGGTGCGGGAGACGCGGTTCGGGCACGCGCCGCGGGCGAGCGACATGAGCTGGCACGCCCCGTGGATGCAGGCGAAGTTCGAGACGTTGCTCGCCGAGCCGCCATCGACCGGGACGGGCTCGCGCCCCGGTGCCTAA
- a CDS encoding type II toxin-antitoxin system death-on-curing family toxin — MSRRYLSLAEVLELHRLVVAQAGGAEGLRDLGGLESAVAQPRATFGGADLYPTLAAKAAALGHALALNHAFVDGNKRVAHAALETFLVLNGHELVASVDEAEHTMLALASGDLSREQLIAWVERHVRPLAR; from the coding sequence GTGTCCCGGCGCTACCTCAGCCTCGCCGAGGTGCTGGAGCTCCACCGGCTCGTCGTCGCGCAGGCCGGTGGCGCCGAGGGGCTCCGTGACCTCGGCGGGCTCGAGTCGGCCGTCGCACAGCCGCGGGCCACGTTCGGCGGCGCCGACCTCTACCCCACGCTGGCCGCGAAGGCGGCGGCCCTCGGCCACGCGCTCGCGCTCAACCACGCCTTCGTCGACGGCAACAAGCGCGTGGCGCACGCGGCGCTGGAGACGTTCCTGGTACTCAACGGCCACGAGCTGGTAGCGAGCGTGGACGAGGCGGAGCACACGATGCTGGCGCTGGCGTCGGGCGACCTCTCGCGCGAGCAGCTGATCGCGTGGGTCGAGCGGCACGTGCGTCCGCTCGCGCGCTGA
- a CDS encoding DUF6174 domain-containing protein — protein sequence MRWGPAQRDSALGVLARHRAVWAAARPRQYRYWEHRWCFCLSTWHGPHVVTVADGRVVSATDTTGRRSDSAYVRRAARRPLGGVDALFDDIAAGIRDTTYAEVRVAFDPARGHPTSVTFDRHPLASDDERHVDVSRLEPLS from the coding sequence ATGCGCTGGGGGCCAGCGCAGCGCGACAGCGCGCTCGGCGTCCTCGCCCGGCACCGCGCCGTGTGGGCCGCCGCCCGCCCCCGGCAGTACCGCTACTGGGAGCACCGGTGGTGCTTCTGCCTCTCGACGTGGCACGGCCCCCACGTGGTGACGGTCGCGGACGGGCGCGTCGTGAGCGCGACCGACACGACCGGTCGACGCAGCGACTCAGCCTACGTCCGGCGCGCCGCCCGCCGCCCGCTCGGCGGGGTCGACGCGCTCTTCGACGACATCGCCGCCGGGATCCGGGACACGACGTACGCCGAGGTCCGAGTGGCATTCGACCCGGCGCGCGGCCACCCGACGAGCGTCACCTTCGACCGGCACCCGCTCGCAAGCGACGACGAGCGGCACGTCGATGTCAGCCGCCTGGAGCCGCTGTCGTGA
- a CDS encoding addiction module protein, translated as MAAPILDFSHLTPDERIELAEQLWDSLDAAQVEPDEAQVAELRRRRAELAADGDPGEPWEPVIREIGERGA; from the coding sequence ATGGCCGCCCCTATCCTCGACTTCAGCCACCTGACGCCGGACGAGCGGATCGAACTCGCCGAGCAGCTCTGGGACAGCCTGGACGCCGCTCAGGTCGAGCCCGACGAGGCCCAGGTCGCCGAATTGCGGCGCCGACGGGCGGAGCTCGCCGCGGACGGGGACCCCGGCGAGCCCTGGGAGCCGGTGATACGCGAGATCGGTGAGCGCGGCGCATGA
- a CDS encoding type II toxin-antitoxin system RelE/ParE family toxin, which produces MTPRLFVRRAARADIAEAFQWYEARSMGLGHEFLRAVRMAFVAITRAPEQAPLVVEDIRKLPLRRFPYVVYFVVLPRGISVLAVIHGRRDPRRWQSRR; this is translated from the coding sequence ATGACGCCGCGCTTGTTCGTTCGGCGGGCCGCACGCGCGGACATCGCCGAGGCCTTCCAGTGGTACGAGGCGCGAAGCATGGGGCTCGGGCACGAGTTCCTGCGCGCGGTGCGGATGGCGTTCGTCGCGATCACGCGAGCGCCCGAGCAGGCGCCGCTGGTGGTCGAGGACATCCGCAAGCTGCCGCTGCGCCGGTTTCCGTACGTCGTGTATTTCGTCGTGCTCCCGCGCGGGATCTCGGTGCTCGCCGTCATCCACGGCCGGCGTGACCCGCGCCGCTGGCAGTCGCGTCGCTGA
- a CDS encoding type II toxin-antitoxin system HicB family antitoxin, producing MQLELTAVFRPSPQGFIAYVEELPGANTQGATLEEARENLREAVALVIEANRALAEEELAGAEAIREPLRLSA from the coding sequence ATGCAGCTCGAACTGACCGCCGTGTTCCGCCCCAGCCCGCAGGGGTTCATCGCCTACGTCGAGGAGCTGCCCGGCGCGAACACGCAGGGGGCGACGCTCGAGGAGGCGCGCGAGAATCTCCGCGAAGCCGTCGCGCTCGTGATCGAGGCGAATCGCGCCCTGGCGGAGGAGGAACTCGCCGGCGCGGAGGCGATCCGCGAGCCCCTGCGCCTCTCGGCGTGA
- a CDS encoding type II toxin-antitoxin system HicA family toxin: MKRVDLIRHLEAHGCRLLREGGSHSVYLNMAARRTSTVPRHREVDEYLARKICRDLDIPQP; encoded by the coding sequence ATGAAGCGGGTCGATCTGATCCGGCACTTGGAAGCCCATGGCTGCCGCCTCCTGCGTGAGGGCGGCAGCCATTCTGTCTACCTGAACATGGCGGCGCGGCGCACGTCGACGGTGCCGCGGCACCGGGAGGTCGACGAGTACCTCGCGCGAAAGATCTGCCGGGACCTCGACATTCCGCAGCCGTAG
- a CDS encoding 50S ribosome-binding protein YggL has translation MNKRLRKKHRLGEFQELGFELRFCTPAGWSEAEHLGFWDACITQVEALGLSLGGGTGTCWDVFVSGLAERATVTAPQRQVLLDWLAAQPAVSAIQGGPLVDAWHADVPPREAAA, from the coding sequence ATGAACAAGCGCCTCCGAAAGAAGCATCGCCTGGGCGAGTTCCAAGAGCTCGGCTTCGAGCTCCGCTTCTGCACGCCTGCAGGCTGGTCGGAGGCCGAGCACCTTGGCTTCTGGGACGCGTGCATCACGCAGGTGGAAGCGCTCGGCCTCTCCCTGGGCGGTGGCACCGGGACTTGCTGGGACGTCTTCGTCTCTGGGCTGGCAGAGCGCGCTACGGTCACCGCGCCGCAGCGCCAGGTGCTGCTCGACTGGCTCGCTGCCCAACCGGCCGTCTCCGCGATCCAAGGGGGCCCACTGGTCGATGCGTGGCACGCGGACGTGCCGCCCCGCGAAGCGGCGGCCTAA
- a CDS encoding DUF4160 domain-containing protein produces the protein MPTVLRVGPYRFFFYAGDRPEPPHVHVERDADQAKFWLDPVRLETSGGFRGPELARIAALVAEHRDHLRRAWDEYFLD, from the coding sequence ATGCCTACCGTGCTCCGGGTCGGTCCGTACCGGTTCTTCTTCTATGCCGGCGACCGGCCGGAGCCGCCCCACGTGCACGTCGAACGCGACGCCGATCAGGCCAAATTCTGGCTCGACCCGGTACGCCTCGAGACGAGCGGCGGGTTCCGCGGTCCCGAGCTGGCGCGGATCGCGGCCCTGGTGGCCGAGCACCGAGATCACCTGCGGAGAGCCTGGGATGAGTACTTCCTCGACTGA
- a CDS encoding DUF2442 domain-containing protein, protein MSTSSTERHAAGTPAAPAVATSVVVRDEMLVVDLADGRTLAVPLVWYPRLWHATPEERAQWRFIGGGEGIHWPAVDEDISVEGLLAGRASGESQRSLARWLAGRTQRGAA, encoded by the coding sequence ATGAGTACTTCCTCGACTGAGCGGCACGCGGCCGGAACTCCCGCGGCGCCTGCAGTCGCCACCAGCGTCGTGGTGCGCGACGAGATGCTCGTGGTCGACTTGGCCGACGGACGCACGCTCGCGGTCCCGCTGGTGTGGTATCCCCGGCTGTGGCACGCGACGCCCGAGGAACGGGCGCAATGGCGCTTCATCGGCGGTGGCGAGGGGATCCATTGGCCCGCCGTCGACGAAGACATCAGTGTGGAGGGCCTGCTCGCCGGTCGCGCCTCGGGCGAGAGCCAGCGCTCGCTCGCGCGATGGCTGGCCGGCCGGACGCAGCGTGGTGCCGCCTAA
- a CDS encoding type II toxin-antitoxin system HicB family antitoxin, whose translation MYLTLELEREADGRYLAEVPDLPGVLAYGATQEQAIARVQALALRVLADRLEHGEPAPNLLPLDFRAA comes from the coding sequence GTGTACCTGACCCTTGAGCTCGAGCGCGAGGCCGACGGCCGGTACCTCGCCGAGGTGCCCGACCTGCCCGGCGTGCTCGCCTACGGCGCGACGCAGGAGCAGGCCATCGCGCGCGTCCAGGCGCTGGCGCTGCGCGTGCTCGCGGACCGCCTGGAGCATGGCGAGCCGGCGCCGAATCTCCTGCCCCTCGACTTTCGTGCGGCCTGA